The Flammeovirga pectinis genomic interval TTATTCTTATTAATTTGATATTTAAACTTTGAGCTTACATCATAAAAAAGAATAGTATTGACATCATTGTCCTGACCTATTTGTAGTAAGTCTGTATAGGGTCTTCTACCAGAAATAATAAACGATGCTTTATCCTTTTTAATAGGTCCTTCTAAAGTTAGATTGGCAGATATAGTACCAATACCTCCAGACACTCTAAAACGCTGATTATTTCCTTCCTTTAAATGTACATCTACAACAGAAGAAGCTCGACCACCATATTGAGCAGGAATACCACCCTTGTATGTGTTTACGTTTTTAATACTTGATGTATTAAAGATCGAATAAAAGCCTAAACTGTGCGTAGCATTATATATGGGCACATTATCTATCAAGAATAAGTTCTGATCTGTGCCTCCTCCTCTAACAGATAATTCGCTACTCCCTTCGTTAGGGCTTTTAAAACCAGGCATTAATTGCAATGATTTGATAATATCACTTTGCCCTAAAACCATAGGAAGCTCATTTGTTACTTCAGGACTTACTGCGGTTATGTTACTTAGTTTTAAGTTACCCTCATAAAGTTCTGAGTTACTAGATAGGATTACAACCTCTCTAAGTTTAGTATTTAGAACATCTAAAGATACAGAAAGGTTAGTGGCATTATTTACATTAATAAGTGTATCTAACTCTTGAAAACCTAGTGACTTTATTTTGATGGCATACTTTCCCATTGGAACGGAAATAGAGTAGAAACCATCAAAATTACTTACTGTACCAATTTCTAAATCTTCTAGGTAAATAGTAGCACCAATAACGGTTTCGTTCGATGTGATATCTCTAATAAAACCATTAATAGGATATCTTGGAAGTAATCGACCTTCTTTAGAATCAAGAGGTATTCTTTTGACTACGATAATCACATCACTTCCAATGATTTTATAGTCAAGAAATTTCCCTTTAAACATCGTTTTTAAGACATCGTCAACGGTAGCATCTTCACTTTCGAAGTTTACTTTTTTGACAATAGGGAGGTTATCATCACTATAAATAAAATTCAAACTACACTTCTCAGAAATTAATGCAATAGCATCATGATAAGAAGTGTTCTTGAAATTAAATGCATAATGATCTGGTTTTTCTTCTTGTGTATATCCAAGCAATGATATACAGAAAAAAAACAGAGAAAGTATTAATTTTTTATTTAGGTAATTGTAAGTCAAATGTTCACTTTAATCTGAAAAATAAAAGTTTTTCTAAGATACAACACCTTTTCCTAAAAGAGACTCTAAAGCAACCATTCTTTCTTTCTCTTTTTGTTCTTTTTGTAAAACTACTGCTTCAGAAGCTCTAACAGAACAGTCTGTAGAAGGGCATCTTTCACATGTTTCGTTTACAAATTCCATACGAACTTTTTCAGATTGCCATAATTTAGATTTCTGCTTAAAGTTGTCGTCCATCAAGAAACCAATAGTTATACTTGTATCAATTGTTTCTTCAACTAATGGTAGTGCACGTGCTACGCTAATGCAGAAATACTCTTTTCCGGAGGTGATATATTTAGAAACTTGGGCATCGCATAAATATTTATTTGTAGATCCTTCTTTTCTAGTTTTTACTAAATCTTCAAATATTTTGAGTGATATCCATCTACGGCAATAGTGTTCACTTAAAACAGTACCGTGAGGGCTATGTAAACCATCTAAATGTAATTCTTTTGTTAAAGAATATCTGTTTTCTCCAGGTTTATGATCAAGACGTAAGAAGAAGATCTTATTTAAGCCAAAATGCTTAGGTAAGATACTCATCATTCTATACATAAAAGTTTCTGGAGATGTATTGTGCTTTAAAATTAAATCAATAAAATGCTCACTAGAGAAGCTGTTACTATTGATAATTGCATCTATATCTTGAATTAATGCTTCTTCTGGAACAAGAACAGCACCTGCAAAATAAGTAGCCATGTAATCGTTAAATAACATGTCGAACGATTTTACTTGCATCCAAGAGTAAGTGTTTGAACGTTCAGAAAGTTTTAGCACTTGGAAAGCCGCTTCTCTTGCATAAATGAAGGTACGTCTTCTTTCATTTAATTTTTTATTAATAAGAAGGGTCGGGTTTCCATCTGCACCAATTCTTAAAATTGAACGGAACGTATCTAAAGCTTGGTGTTCAGATAATTCTTCTTCGTCAATTGTATAATTACAAGTTCCCTTAAGAAAACGTTCTAATTGTACTTCTAAAGACTCATCTGTTGTAAGAACATTTGTTCTAAATTCTTTGGCAGCTATTTCGATTTCTTCAAAATAGTTATCATGAATTTCTTGGTAAGATCTTAAAACAGAGAAGTAGAAGTTTTCTACAGTTAAATTATAGTTTCTAGAAATTTCTACAATTGTATTAATAAATGCAGAGAGTTTTGAAGGAGCGTCTGACATTAGCTCTAACAAGTTTCTAGGTTCCAAACCAAAAACATCCAAAGGAAGTTCTTGAAGTATATTGGAGTTTAATAGTTTTGATATTGCACCTAATTTTTTTGAAATCTTTAATGAAACAAGTTCATCGTAAGTAACATTTAATGCAGAAGCAAGAGCTGTAATTTTATTACGTTTAGGATATTTCTTCCCTTTCTCTATCTCATTAATATAAGACACAGACATTTCAGCTTTTTTTGCTAACTCAGACAAAGATAATTCCTTTTCTTGTCTGTGCATTCTGACTTTTAATCCAAAAATGAGGCGAATATTTTCTTCTAATATCACTGGTATATATACTTTGGCGGACTTGGTTACTTAATTTCTGTTTGTGTGT includes:
- a CDS encoding helix-turn-helix domain-containing protein; this translates as MILEENIRLIFGLKVRMHRQEKELSLSELAKKAEMSVSYINEIEKGKKYPKRNKITALASALNVTYDELVSLKISKKLGAISKLLNSNILQELPLDVFGLEPRNLLELMSDAPSKLSAFINTIVEISRNYNLTVENFYFSVLRSYQEIHDNYFEEIEIAAKEFRTNVLTTDESLEVQLERFLKGTCNYTIDEEELSEHQALDTFRSILRIGADGNPTLLINKKLNERRRTFIYAREAAFQVLKLSERSNTYSWMQVKSFDMLFNDYMATYFAGAVLVPEEALIQDIDAIINSNSFSSEHFIDLILKHNTSPETFMYRMMSILPKHFGLNKIFFLRLDHKPGENRYSLTKELHLDGLHSPHGTVLSEHYCRRWISLKIFEDLVKTRKEGSTNKYLCDAQVSKYITSGKEYFCISVARALPLVEETIDTSITIGFLMDDNFKQKSKLWQSEKVRMEFVNETCERCPSTDCSVRASEAVVLQKEQKEKERMVALESLLGKGVVS